DNA sequence from the Pseudomonadota bacterium genome:
CATAAAGGCAGGGACGGATTGGGACGTTATGGCCTATAACGCCGATTTTACACCGGCCAGTGATTCTTTTGAAGTAACATATTTTAAAAGCGAGGGGTTTACACGTTACCGCAGGCTCCTCTCGGATACATCGCACCCTGTATGGCAGGGGATTCGGGATGTAATCTCCGGATATGCACCTGCTGTTGTGGGCATTTCAGCAAAATCATCCACCTTTACGTCTGTCCTCCGGGTCGCAGGTATTGCAAAAGCGATCAATCCCGAGGTCGTTATTGTTGTCGGTGGTCCTCATCCTTCTGCCCTATTCTCAAAGGCATTTGACCCTAAATGGGCGAAAGACAATTGGGCAAAGGGAATGGAAGCGGGCGGCGAGGTTTTTTGCCGGGATATTGATATATTTGTTGTCGGTGAGGGAGAAGAGACGATCGTTGCATTACTGGATGCCCTCGAAAGGCATAAGAGCCCTGGCCGTATCAGAGGGATTGTGTATGGAAATGGGGAAGAGCTTATTGCAACCTTGCCGGGAAGGCCCGTAAAAAACCTCGACGTGCTTCCCCTTCCCTATCAGTATGCCCCTCACGTCTTAAAAGATTACGAAATCTACCCGTTATCCGCTTTCAGTAATATTTTTGCTACACGGGGGTGCCCTTACCATTGCCTTTTTTGCGGGTCAAGAAACATATGGGGAAGAGGCGTACGGTTCCGTTCACCACGCAATGTAGTTGAAGAGATATTGTATCTGCGAAACATCG
Encoded proteins:
- a CDS encoding radical SAM protein, producing MKNHKILLIEPPFYRLFKETYGLVRYPLSLGYLAASIKAGTDWDVMAYNADFTPASDSFEVTYFKSEGFTRYRRLLSDTSHPVWQGIRDVISGYAPAVVGISAKSSTFTSVLRVAGIAKAINPEVVIVVGGPHPSALFSKAFDPKWAKDNWAKGMEAGGEVFCRDIDIFVVGEGEETIVALLDALERHKSPGRIRGIVYGNGEELIATLPGRPVKNLDVLPLPYQYAPHVLKDYEIYPLSAFSNIFATRGCPYHCLFCGSRNIWGRGVRFRSPRNVVEEILYLRNIGINDIHFDDDTFGVTTPYLQTLCRTIKSSCPGLSWSCEIHVNLVNDKNISIMKEAGCFMIQLGIESGNNEILKEVRKGFTIEEALVACNIIRNHGINLQTFFMAGFPQETEASLKDTAKVIEEIECEKIIYSIFTPYPGTEAFELCQDKGMITPDYDPSLYCHQSPENCFCANISPERFSKLSSRIEEMVVQKNRSRV